One Pyrus communis chromosome 4, drPyrComm1.1, whole genome shotgun sequence genomic region harbors:
- the LOC137733019 gene encoding ubiquitin C-terminal hydrolase 12-like isoform X2 → MGSLTSSSAGDPCFIVGRATVPFSDSPPTHYTLKIESFSLLKNWPDGFESEEFKAGGYEWKLVLYPNGNKEKNVKDHISVCLKMAGAHLLQPGWEVFVDFRLFLLDQNKGIYLVLKDENINKMCFHAAMLDASFDRVIPLEAFTDPSNGYLVGDTCVFGAEVFVCKERRRGKEECITLNARLTYKHPWRIEKFSKLKYEWIESKPFNAVGMKWHVYISDNQALVLSFQL, encoded by the exons ATGGGTTCTTTGACTTCGAGTTCTGCAG GAGATCCGTGTTTTATAGTTGGAAGAGCCACGGTACCATTTTCGGATTCACCGCCGACTCATTACACTCTAAAAATAGAGTCATTTTCCTTGCTAAAGAATTGGCCGGATGGATTCGAGTCGGAGGAGTTCAAGGCCGGAGGATACGAGTG GAAACTTGTGCTTTACCCGAATGGAAACAAGGAGAAGAACGTGAAAGATCACATCTCAGTCTGCTTAAAAATGGCCGGAGCACATTTACTTCAACCTGGTTGGGAAGTATTTGTTGACTTTAGATTGTTTTTGCTTGATCAGAACAAGGGAATCTACTTGGTCCTTAAgg ACGAAAATATAAACAAGATGTGCTTTCACGCGGCGATGCTTGATGCCAGTTTTGATAGAGTTATCCCCCTGGAAGCATTTACCGATCCTTCCAATGGCTATCTCGTTGGCGACACTTGTGTGTTTGGAGCGGAGGTCTTTGTTTGTAAGGAAAGGAGAAGAGGCAAAGAAGAGTGTATCACACTCAACGCTCGTTTGACGTACAAGCATCCTTGGAGGATTGAGAAATTTTCCAAGTTAAAATATGAATGGATTGAGTCGAAACCATTCAATGCTGTTGGCATGAAATGGCACGTATATATCTCCGACAATCAAGCTTTAGTATTAAGTTTTCAATTGTAA
- the LOC137733019 gene encoding ubiquitin C-terminal hydrolase 12-like isoform X1, whose product MGSLTSSSAVAGDPCFIVGRATVPFSDSPPTHYTLKIESFSLLKNWPDGFESEEFKAGGYEWKLVLYPNGNKEKNVKDHISVCLKMAGAHLLQPGWEVFVDFRLFLLDQNKGIYLVLKDENINKMCFHAAMLDASFDRVIPLEAFTDPSNGYLVGDTCVFGAEVFVCKERRRGKEECITLNARLTYKHPWRIEKFSKLKYEWIESKPFNAVGMKWHVYISDNQALVLSFQL is encoded by the exons ATGGGTTCTTTGACTTCGAGTTCTGCAG TTGCAGGAGATCCGTGTTTTATAGTTGGAAGAGCCACGGTACCATTTTCGGATTCACCGCCGACTCATTACACTCTAAAAATAGAGTCATTTTCCTTGCTAAAGAATTGGCCGGATGGATTCGAGTCGGAGGAGTTCAAGGCCGGAGGATACGAGTG GAAACTTGTGCTTTACCCGAATGGAAACAAGGAGAAGAACGTGAAAGATCACATCTCAGTCTGCTTAAAAATGGCCGGAGCACATTTACTTCAACCTGGTTGGGAAGTATTTGTTGACTTTAGATTGTTTTTGCTTGATCAGAACAAGGGAATCTACTTGGTCCTTAAgg ACGAAAATATAAACAAGATGTGCTTTCACGCGGCGATGCTTGATGCCAGTTTTGATAGAGTTATCCCCCTGGAAGCATTTACCGATCCTTCCAATGGCTATCTCGTTGGCGACACTTGTGTGTTTGGAGCGGAGGTCTTTGTTTGTAAGGAAAGGAGAAGAGGCAAAGAAGAGTGTATCACACTCAACGCTCGTTTGACGTACAAGCATCCTTGGAGGATTGAGAAATTTTCCAAGTTAAAATATGAATGGATTGAGTCGAAACCATTCAATGCTGTTGGCATGAAATGGCACGTATATATCTCCGACAATCAAGCTTTAGTATTAAGTTTTCAATTGTAA